TTTTTGCTACATCCAATACAAATGCTACGTGGCGCTCAAGTTTTGTCAGAAGTCAGCATCTTACTTATGTCTATCAGCACAGGTTTTACGTTCCACAGCGTAAAATGGCCTGCTGCGGAAATTCCTGTGCTGATTGCGTTCGATTTATACAGTGAACGGCTTATGCGCTGCACCCGCAGCTTCCACCAGATCCGCAGCCACCGCCGCAGCTGCTTCCCGTATCAAAAAACGGATTTCCCGTCGGTACTTTAACATGCTCTGAAACAGCTTGACCAAGGATAACGCTAATTTCATCAAGCAGTTTTTGCAATTCATTTTCTGCTTTTTTGAACGCAGCGATTGTCGCATGTAAATCAACTTGACGCTTTACATCACGTACTTGTCTCGTAATGGTTTTATAGTCAGGATGATATTTTCCAAATCGCTGAACATCCTCATACTGTTCCTTTATTTTCACAAATTGAGCAATTAATGCCTGTGCATGTGAATCTTTATTTAATCTATATAAACATTGACGATAGTTCTCGGCTACGTCTGATTGTAACACCATGTTCGCTACGTGATCAGACTCGTCGAGTAATTCAACAGTTCTCATTGTTGTCAGCATGGCTGTGCACCTCCGTTTTTATCTTATCACGTTTTGGATCTAAAGAAAAAGAACTTGCTAAAACAGCTTACACTGATTTACTACAAGTTCTACTTTTTAACTATATAATTTCAACCGTAAAGGTATTCCTCACTTGATAACTTTCTTCTTTAGATTTCATCAGTTCAATCGTAACAGTATGAGATCCTTTTGGAAGATCACTTAAAACAAAGGCTGCTTGCTTCATTTCTTTAAATGGTTTTCCATCTACTGTGATTTGAAGGAATCCACTCTCTGTTGAAAATGAAAACCCGCTTAGAATACATTCGACGTATACGTTCTGTCCTTTCACATGCTGGTGTACCATCAGTGAAGGTTTTGT
The genomic region above belongs to Priestia megaterium and contains:
- a CDS encoding carbohydrate-binding protein; translated protein: MRLLLTTALCAVSLLGCNHDKPKPETKTSSQPWAAETFGAMNTKPSLMVHQHVKGQNVYVECILSGFSFSTESGFLQITVDGKPFKEMKQAAFVLSDLPKGSHTVTIELMKSKEESYQVRNTFTVEII
- a CDS encoding YlbF family regulator, whose protein sequence is MLTTMRTVELLDESDHVANMVLQSDVAENYRQCLYRLNKDSHAQALIAQFVKIKEQYEDVQRFGKYHPDYKTITRQVRDVKRQVDLHATIAAFKKAENELQKLLDEISVILGQAVSEHVKVPTGNPFFDTGSSCGGGCGSGGSCGCSA